The Candidatus Margulisiibacteriota bacterium genomic sequence GGATTGGTCGGTAAAAATTCCTTGGGATCAAAGTGAATGGAAACAAAAATGTTTAACAAAAATTAAAAAAACTGATGTCGTTCTTGTTATTGTTGGTCAAAAAACTTATTTAGCGACTGGTGTAAAAGAAGAAATCAAAATGGCAAAAGAAGCTGGGAAAAAGATTTATGGTATTAAGGGGTATTCTGATAAAAATTGCCCTCGTCCAGACGGTTTAGACGGTTATTATAATTGGACATGG encodes the following:
- a CDS encoding TIR domain-containing protein; protein product: MYGYLNSKKKVFISFDFDNDSILRDFLVGQSKNSDSPFEIEDWSVKIPWDQSEWKQKCLTKIKKTDVVLVIVGQKTYLATGVKEEIKMAKEAGKKIYGIKGYSDKNCPRPDGLDGYYNWTWANLKNLLS